Proteins encoded by one window of Mycolicibacterium sp. ND9-15:
- a CDS encoding SDR family NAD(P)-dependent oxidoreductase: MIFGHKRSRNAAAVITGAGSGIGAAFAVELAKRGGRVVCSDIDEASAQSTAEQIKSTGGQVTSMRCDVTRIDDVIALADAAHSWFDGPPTMVVNNAGVGAGGLPIGEIDLDDWRWVLDINLWGPIHGCHVFAPILRDAHYGGIINVASAAAFGAAPGMAAYNVSKAGVLSLSETLAAEMSGTGVHVTALCPTFVKTNIVESGRISARSTQLADRLMRWTGFSPERVARACLDTLDRGGLYCMPQLDARIGWGVKRFTPTAYTRAVGLTNRITT; encoded by the coding sequence ATGATCTTCGGACACAAGCGCAGCCGCAACGCGGCGGCCGTCATCACCGGCGCAGGCAGCGGCATCGGCGCCGCATTTGCCGTCGAACTCGCCAAGCGCGGCGGCCGGGTGGTGTGCAGCGACATCGACGAGGCGTCGGCCCAGTCCACCGCCGAACAGATCAAAAGCACAGGCGGGCAGGTGACTTCGATGCGTTGCGACGTCACCCGGATCGACGACGTCATCGCGCTCGCCGACGCCGCACACTCCTGGTTCGATGGCCCGCCGACGATGGTGGTCAACAACGCTGGGGTCGGTGCCGGTGGGCTGCCGATCGGGGAGATCGACCTGGACGACTGGCGCTGGGTGCTCGACATCAACCTGTGGGGGCCGATCCACGGCTGCCATGTGTTCGCGCCGATTCTGCGTGACGCGCACTACGGCGGAATCATCAACGTCGCCTCGGCCGCCGCCTTCGGTGCGGCGCCGGGGATGGCGGCCTACAACGTCAGCAAGGCTGGGGTGCTGTCGCTCTCGGAAACGCTGGCCGCCGAAATGAGCGGCACGGGCGTACATGTCACCGCGCTGTGCCCGACGTTCGTCAAGACCAATATCGTCGAGTCCGGGCGCATCTCGGCCAGGTCCACCCAATTGGCCGACCGGCTGATGCGCTGGACCGGTTTCTCCCCCGAGCGGGTGGCCCGCGCCTGCCTGGACACCCTCGACCGCGGCGGCCTGTACTGCATGCCGCAGTTGGACGCCCGAATCGGCTGGGGCGTCAAACGATTCACTCCTACGGCGTACACCCGAGCCGTCGGCCTGACCAACCGCATCACGACCTAG
- a CDS encoding ferritin-like domain-containing protein codes for MAIDMDAMLAKIKDRQWALADIDWNAPGAELITDEQRPKLKAFMADLCWIENIGARGFAALAKKAPTPTIAEIYRYFHAEEQRHANAELALMKRWGMLEDGEVPEPNVNIRLAIDWLDRWADDMPLSLLGTVIPMLEVALDGALLKFLLDEVHDPVCHKVFEKINNDESRHLVVDFEVLDMIGHARIRRLLIDFVGHNATPGLIIGAVMGAPLINRIRNEIVAMGMEPERLYRAVKRFKELGDRGEYTNRVPTYRFLRRYAGVVTNPRHPYHLLANSMVWVSDRYPRPLLPSVPSWVKEVTHEPAA; via the coding sequence ATGGCAATCGACATGGACGCGATGCTGGCCAAGATCAAGGACCGGCAATGGGCATTGGCCGACATCGACTGGAACGCTCCGGGCGCCGAACTGATCACCGACGAGCAGCGCCCGAAGTTGAAGGCGTTCATGGCCGACCTGTGCTGGATCGAGAACATCGGCGCACGCGGCTTCGCCGCCCTGGCCAAAAAGGCGCCGACGCCGACGATCGCCGAGATATACCGCTACTTCCACGCCGAGGAGCAACGGCACGCCAACGCCGAACTGGCGCTGATGAAGCGCTGGGGCATGCTCGAAGACGGTGAGGTTCCCGAACCCAACGTCAACATCCGCCTGGCCATCGACTGGCTCGACCGCTGGGCCGACGACATGCCGCTGTCGCTGCTCGGCACGGTCATCCCGATGCTCGAGGTCGCCCTTGACGGCGCACTGTTGAAGTTCCTGCTCGACGAGGTGCACGATCCCGTGTGCCACAAAGTGTTCGAAAAGATCAACAACGACGAGTCCCGCCATCTCGTGGTCGATTTCGAGGTTCTCGACATGATCGGACACGCCAGGATCCGTCGGCTGCTGATCGACTTCGTCGGCCACAACGCCACCCCGGGGCTGATCATCGGCGCGGTCATGGGTGCACCGCTGATCAACCGGATCCGCAACGAGATCGTCGCCATGGGAATGGAGCCGGAGCGGTTGTACCGGGCGGTGAAGAGATTCAAAGAACTCGGCGATCGCGGTGAGTACACCAACCGGGTACCGACGTACCGCTTCCTGAGACGCTATGCCGGCGTCGTCACCAACCCGCGACACCCCTATCACCTACTGGCCAATTCCATGGTGTGGGTTTCCGACCGGTATCCGCGACCGCTGCTGCCGTCGGTGCCGAGTTGGGTCAAAGAGGTCACCCACGAGCCGGCGGCCTGA
- a CDS encoding beta-phosphoglucomutase family hydrolase, with protein sequence MVPISPGTDGTTEKLGLPAGIRAALFDLDGVLTDTASVHKKAWKLMFDDFLRARAERTGEAFTPFDVQTDYLPYVDGKKREDGVRSFLTSRGIELPDGNPDDGRPQETVYGLGNAKNAMFQEILRMDGVDVFEGSRRYLEATAESGLGIAVVSASANTREILELTGLAGFVQYRVDGVVLREENIAGKPAPDSFLRAAELLGIEPQQGAVFEDAIAGVAAGRAGGFGVVIGVDRVGHAEALRRNGADIVVSDLAELLA encoded by the coding sequence ATGGTGCCGATAAGCCCTGGAACTGACGGAACAACTGAGAAACTTGGTCTTCCCGCTGGAATCCGCGCTGCGTTGTTCGACCTTGACGGCGTGCTGACGGACACCGCAAGCGTGCACAAGAAGGCGTGGAAGCTGATGTTCGACGACTTCCTCCGGGCGCGGGCGGAGCGCACCGGTGAGGCATTCACACCGTTCGACGTGCAAACCGACTATCTGCCCTATGTCGACGGCAAGAAACGAGAAGACGGCGTGCGGTCATTTTTGACCAGCCGCGGCATCGAGTTGCCCGACGGCAATCCCGACGACGGGCGACCGCAGGAGACCGTCTACGGGCTGGGCAACGCGAAGAACGCGATGTTCCAAGAGATTCTGCGGATGGACGGCGTGGATGTGTTCGAGGGCTCGCGGCGCTATCTGGAGGCGACCGCGGAGTCGGGCCTGGGCATCGCGGTGGTGTCCGCCAGCGCCAACACTCGCGAGATACTCGAATTGACCGGGCTGGCGGGGTTTGTCCAATACCGGGTCGACGGTGTCGTGCTGCGTGAGGAGAACATCGCAGGGAAACCGGCGCCCGATTCCTTCCTACGTGCAGCCGAGCTCCTCGGCATCGAACCCCAGCAGGGCGCCGTTTTCGAAGACGCCATCGCCGGCGTGGCGGCCGGGCGCGCGGGAGGCTTCGGCGTGGTGATCGGCGTCGACCGGGTAGGTCACGCAGAAGCGTTGCGGCGCAACGGAGCTGACATCGTGGTATCCGACCTGGCGGAGCTGCTCGCATGA
- a CDS encoding DNA polymerase Y family protein, with protein sequence MDWPAVAAAAAAGLASTAPIAVTLANRVIACSASARAAGVRRGLRRREAQARCPELHVATADPARDARHFESVTLAVDDLVPRAEVLRPGLLVLPVRGAARYFGSEQAAAERLVDAVAAAGAECQVGVADQLPTAVFAARAGRILAPGQDALFLSALSIRQLATEPSLAGPGRQDLSDLLWRMGIRSIGQFAALSRSDVASRFGADAVAAHQFARGEPARRPSGREPEPELDAVMDCDPPIDRVDAAAFAGRSLASDLHRSLAASGVGCTRLAIHAITANGEELERVWRCAEPLTEDATADRVRWQLDGWLNRRNPDDRPTAPVTVIRLRPVEVVSAEALQLPLWGGVGEEDRLRARRALVRVQGLLGPEAVQVPVLSGGRGPAERITLTPLGDEPVPRADPHQPWPGQLPDPSPTVLLDDPVELFDADGRPVRVTARGLFSADPSRLAAPGKVVKPGRLAWWAGPWPVDERWWDPEQGKSGRSARAQVLLDGGSRDGHPGQALLLCYRQRRWYVEGIYE encoded by the coding sequence ATGGACTGGCCGGCCGTCGCCGCGGCGGCCGCGGCGGGCCTGGCGTCGACCGCCCCGATCGCGGTGACGCTGGCCAACCGGGTCATCGCGTGTTCGGCGTCGGCCAGGGCGGCGGGGGTGCGACGGGGGCTGCGCCGCCGGGAAGCGCAGGCGCGGTGCCCGGAACTGCACGTGGCGACCGCCGACCCGGCGCGCGATGCCCGCCATTTCGAGAGCGTGACGCTCGCGGTGGACGACCTGGTGCCGCGGGCCGAGGTATTGCGGCCGGGTCTGCTGGTGCTGCCGGTCCGCGGCGCGGCCCGCTACTTCGGGTCCGAACAAGCCGCCGCGGAGCGGTTGGTCGACGCGGTGGCCGCCGCCGGTGCCGAATGCCAGGTCGGTGTCGCCGACCAGTTGCCCACCGCGGTGTTCGCTGCGCGGGCGGGGCGCATCCTCGCGCCCGGACAGGACGCGCTGTTCCTGTCGGCACTGTCGATCCGTCAACTGGCCACCGAGCCCAGCCTGGCCGGACCCGGTCGCCAAGACCTATCGGACCTCTTGTGGCGCATGGGGATTCGCAGTATCGGACAGTTCGCCGCGTTGTCCCGTAGCGATGTCGCGTCGCGGTTCGGGGCCGACGCGGTGGCCGCGCACCAGTTCGCCCGCGGCGAGCCTGCTCGGAGGCCGTCGGGCCGTGAACCCGAACCCGAACTCGACGCCGTCATGGACTGTGACCCGCCGATCGACCGAGTGGACGCCGCGGCCTTCGCCGGACGATCGCTGGCATCTGACCTGCACCGCAGCCTGGCGGCGTCCGGCGTGGGCTGTACGCGGCTGGCCATCCACGCCATCACCGCCAACGGCGAAGAGCTGGAACGGGTTTGGCGCTGCGCCGAGCCGTTGACCGAGGACGCCACCGCCGACCGGGTGCGCTGGCAGCTCGACGGCTGGCTGAACAGGCGCAACCCCGACGACCGGCCCACCGCGCCGGTCACGGTGATCCGATTGCGCCCGGTGGAAGTGGTGTCGGCCGAGGCGCTGCAGCTGCCGCTGTGGGGTGGCGTAGGAGAAGAGGACCGGCTGCGTGCCCGTCGCGCGCTGGTGCGTGTGCAGGGTCTGCTCGGGCCGGAGGCGGTGCAGGTGCCGGTGCTCAGCGGCGGCCGGGGACCCGCCGAACGCATCACGCTGACCCCACTGGGAGATGAGCCGGTGCCCCGGGCCGATCCGCATCAGCCGTGGCCCGGCCAACTGCCCGACCCGTCGCCGACGGTGTTGCTCGATGATCCGGTCGAGTTGTTCGACGCCGACGGTCGTCCGGTGCGGGTGACCGCACGCGGCCTGTTCTCCGCCGATCCGTCGCGGCTGGCCGCGCCCGGCAAGGTCGTCAAGCCGGGCAGGCTGGCCTGGTGGGCGGGGCCGTGGCCGGTCGACGAGCGGTGGTGGGATCCCGAACAAGGAAAGTCCGGCCGCAGCGCGCGGGCACAGGTGCTCCTGGACGGCGGGTCGCGCGACGGGCACCCGGGTCAGGCCTTACTGCTGTGTTACCGGCAGCGGCGGTGGTACGTCGAAGGGATTTATGAGTGA
- a CDS encoding nucleoside hydrolase gives MALAYLFASDDAEVVGIASTAGNVPAQQVCCNNLGLLDLCRMPDIPVSKGSEQPVDSPLRTAEDTHGPEGLGYAKLPVSERQLTGHGAAEAWVCAAHRYPGELLAIAVGPLTNLALALRLEPGLPKLLRRLVIMGGAFDYRGNTTPVAEWNMSVDPEAAAEVFTGWNTAWADNPPAHLPIVLGLNLTEHIAMTPALLNRLAAEAGAISVAMSVSDDRGTRSVSANPLIAVLEDAMRFYFEFHFDQGEGYLAHLHDPLAAAVALDPDIVTCRAATVDVELTGTLTRGMTIADWSNRWGRETNALVGVDVDPGTFFDRFIARVGAFARGLDG, from the coding sequence ATGGCGTTGGCATACCTGTTCGCCAGCGACGACGCCGAGGTGGTCGGTATCGCGTCCACGGCGGGAAATGTTCCGGCACAACAGGTTTGCTGTAACAATCTGGGCCTGCTGGACCTGTGTCGGATGCCGGACATCCCGGTGTCGAAGGGATCCGAGCAGCCGGTCGACTCACCGCTTCGCACGGCCGAGGACACCCACGGTCCCGAGGGATTGGGTTACGCGAAGTTGCCTGTGTCCGAGCGACAGCTCACCGGGCACGGCGCCGCCGAGGCGTGGGTGTGCGCCGCTCACAGGTATCCGGGTGAATTGCTCGCCATCGCCGTCGGGCCGCTCACCAACCTGGCGCTGGCGCTGCGCCTGGAACCCGGGTTGCCGAAACTGCTGCGCCGGTTGGTGATCATGGGCGGAGCGTTCGACTACCGCGGCAACACCACCCCGGTGGCCGAGTGGAACATGAGCGTGGATCCGGAGGCCGCCGCCGAGGTGTTCACCGGGTGGAATACCGCGTGGGCCGACAACCCACCCGCGCACCTACCGATCGTGTTGGGCCTCAACCTGACCGAGCACATCGCGATGACGCCGGCCCTGTTGAACCGCCTCGCGGCGGAAGCCGGTGCCATCTCGGTGGCGATGAGCGTGTCCGATGATCGTGGCACCCGATCTGTGTCGGCCAACCCGCTGATCGCGGTACTCGAGGATGCGATGCGGTTCTATTTCGAGTTTCATTTCGACCAGGGCGAAGGCTATCTGGCGCATCTGCACGACCCGCTGGCCGCGGCGGTGGCGCTGGATCCAGACATCGTCACGTGCCGGGCGGCCACCGTCGACGTCGAACTGACGGGCACGCTGACCCGCGGCATGACCATCGCGGACTGGAGCAACCGATGGGGCCGGGAAACCAACGCGCTCGTCGGCGTCGACGTGGATCCGGGCACCTTCTTCGACCGGTTCATCGCACGCGTCGGCGCGTTCGCGCGAGGTCTGGATGGCTAG
- a CDS encoding DUF6480 family protein: MTAIPPDPDPANTPDLEPGGGVPPGATPPDSDQTAGVGAVESRPRHRWTPTAVASMIAIAIFLLLFLAVVVSVVV, translated from the coding sequence ATGACCGCGATACCGCCAGACCCCGACCCGGCCAACACGCCGGACCTCGAGCCCGGTGGCGGAGTGCCGCCCGGGGCGACGCCACCGGATTCCGACCAGACCGCGGGCGTGGGCGCGGTGGAATCGCGGCCGCGCCACCGATGGACGCCGACGGCCGTCGCAAGCATGATCGCGATCGCGATCTTCCTGCTGTTGTTCTTGGCCGTCGTGGTGTCGGTCGTCGTCTAG
- the guaA gene encoding glutamine-hydrolyzing GMP synthase produces the protein MTSGSPRPVLVVDFGAQYAQLIARRVREARVYSEVIPHTASIEEIKARDPRAIVLSGGPASVYEDGAPQLNPGLFDLDVPVFGICYGFQAMAQVLGGTVARTGTREYGRTELKVTGGELHSDLPATQPVWMSHGDAVTEAPDGFEVVAVSSGAPVAAFENRGRRLAGVQYHPEVMHTPHGQQVLSRFLHEFAGIDSTWTPANIADTLVEQVREQIGEGRAICGLSGGVDSAVAAALVQRAIGERLTCVFVDHGLLRAGERAQVQRDFVAATHANLVTVDVADRFLEALSGVRNPEGKRKIIGRQFIRAFEEAVRDIVCDDASEVEFLVQGTLYPDVVESGGGSGTANIKSHHNVGGLPDDLKFKLIEPLRLLFKDEVRAVGRELGLPEEIVARQPFPGPGLGIRIVGEVTAERLETLRRADAIAREELTAAGLDNQIWQCPVVLLADVRSVGVQGDGRTYGHPIVLRPVSSEDAMTADWTRVPYEVLERISTRITNEVAEVNRVVLDVTSKPPGTIEWE, from the coding sequence GTGACATCTGGATCCCCACGGCCCGTACTGGTAGTCGATTTCGGAGCGCAGTACGCGCAGTTGATCGCTCGGCGGGTCCGCGAGGCTCGGGTGTATTCCGAGGTGATCCCGCACACCGCCAGCATCGAAGAGATCAAGGCCCGTGACCCCCGGGCCATCGTGCTTTCCGGCGGACCGGCGAGTGTCTACGAGGACGGCGCCCCGCAACTGAACCCGGGGTTGTTCGACCTGGACGTACCGGTGTTCGGCATCTGCTACGGCTTCCAGGCGATGGCCCAGGTGCTGGGCGGGACCGTCGCGCGCACCGGGACCCGTGAGTACGGCCGCACCGAGTTGAAAGTGACTGGCGGAGAACTGCATTCGGATCTGCCCGCTACCCAGCCGGTGTGGATGAGCCACGGTGACGCGGTCACCGAAGCCCCGGACGGTTTCGAGGTGGTGGCGGTCAGCAGCGGTGCCCCGGTCGCGGCGTTCGAGAATCGCGGTCGGCGGCTGGCCGGTGTGCAGTACCACCCGGAGGTGATGCACACCCCGCACGGTCAGCAGGTGCTGAGTCGCTTCCTGCACGAGTTCGCCGGGATCGATTCGACCTGGACGCCGGCCAACATCGCCGACACGCTCGTCGAGCAGGTGCGTGAGCAGATAGGCGAGGGGCGGGCCATCTGCGGGCTGTCCGGCGGGGTGGACTCCGCGGTTGCCGCCGCGCTCGTGCAGCGGGCCATCGGCGAGCGGTTGACCTGCGTGTTCGTCGATCATGGCCTGTTGCGTGCGGGGGAGCGGGCTCAGGTGCAGCGCGACTTCGTCGCCGCCACGCACGCCAACCTGGTCACCGTCGACGTCGCCGACCGGTTCCTCGAGGCGCTGTCCGGGGTGAGGAACCCCGAAGGCAAGCGCAAGATCATCGGGCGGCAGTTCATCAGGGCGTTCGAGGAGGCGGTCCGCGACATCGTGTGCGACGACGCTTCCGAAGTCGAGTTCCTGGTGCAGGGCACGTTGTATCCCGACGTGGTGGAGTCCGGCGGAGGGTCGGGCACCGCCAACATCAAGAGCCACCACAATGTCGGCGGCCTCCCCGACGACCTGAAGTTCAAGTTGATCGAGCCGCTGCGGTTGCTGTTCAAGGACGAAGTCAGGGCGGTGGGCCGTGAGCTCGGCCTGCCTGAGGAAATCGTTGCGCGCCAACCATTTCCGGGCCCGGGCCTGGGTATCCGGATCGTCGGCGAGGTCACGGCCGAGCGGCTGGAGACATTGCGTCGCGCCGATGCGATCGCCCGCGAGGAACTGACCGCCGCCGGACTCGACAACCAGATCTGGCAGTGCCCGGTGGTGCTGCTGGCCGACGTGCGTTCGGTGGGGGTGCAGGGCGACGGCCGCACGTACGGACATCCGATCGTGCTGCGCCCGGTGTCCAGCGAGGACGCCATGACCGCTGACTGGACGCGAGTGCCCTACGAGGTGCTCGAGCGCATCTCGACCCGCATCACCAACGAGGTCGCGGAGGTGAACCGGGTGGTGCTGGACGTGACGAGCAAACCGCCCGGCACCATCGAATGGGAGTAA
- a CDS encoding MerR family transcriptional regulator — protein MTSRPQAGPISAILNGLRRAPQRVRRGSRDVVETAVSQLFDAAVHPHGVAESGEYRIEELARLGGTTTRNIRVYRDRGLLHPPLRVGRIALFNDTHLTRLRLITSLLDRGYNISHVHEMLSAWEQGKGVGDILGLESAIAGSWATEKPERMSVADAKRLVDDEPGFERMVGLGVIRLEGEEGLQEATVVRPKLIEAFNDIRQYGVATGKLIDLHERIAPLLDQISGILVQAGVEEVLHRINPGAALPPDTEIAELITMLVRFRTQAVSAVSATLAFSIESTIESLVGEILGDLIDKDTGTTDES, from the coding sequence GTGACATCGCGACCGCAAGCGGGACCGATCTCGGCGATCCTCAACGGGCTTCGGCGCGCACCGCAGCGAGTGCGCCGCGGTTCTCGCGATGTCGTCGAGACCGCCGTGTCGCAACTGTTCGACGCCGCCGTACACCCCCACGGCGTCGCGGAGTCCGGGGAATACCGCATCGAGGAACTCGCCCGGCTCGGGGGCACCACCACCCGCAATATCCGGGTGTACCGCGATCGTGGCCTGCTGCACCCGCCGCTGCGGGTCGGCCGGATCGCGCTTTTCAACGACACGCACCTGACCCGGTTGCGGCTGATCACCTCGTTGCTGGACCGCGGCTACAACATCTCGCATGTGCACGAGATGTTGTCGGCGTGGGAGCAGGGCAAGGGCGTCGGTGACATCCTCGGGCTCGAATCGGCGATCGCCGGCAGTTGGGCGACGGAAAAGCCCGAGCGCATGAGCGTCGCCGACGCCAAGCGACTCGTCGACGACGAGCCCGGTTTCGAGCGGATGGTCGGACTGGGGGTGATCCGGCTGGAAGGAGAGGAAGGCCTCCAAGAAGCTACAGTAGTGCGGCCCAAGCTCATCGAGGCCTTCAACGACATCCGCCAGTACGGCGTGGCCACCGGCAAACTCATCGACCTGCACGAGCGGATCGCGCCGCTGCTCGACCAGATCAGCGGCATCCTGGTGCAGGCCGGTGTCGAGGAGGTGCTGCACCGCATCAACCCGGGCGCCGCACTGCCGCCCGACACCGAGATCGCCGAGCTGATAACCATGCTCGTGCGGTTCCGCACGCAGGCGGTCTCCGCGGTGTCGGCCACCCTGGCGTTCTCGATCGAGTCGACGATCGAGTCGCTGGTCGGCGAGATTCTCGGTGACCTCATCGACAAGGACACCGGAACCACGGACGAGTCCTGA
- a CDS encoding flavin-containing monooxygenase: MDVHDALIVGAGFTGIGAAIKLSEAGVEDFVILERSDRVGGTWRDNTYPGAACDIPSLLYSFSFVKNPGWSRSYSPGDEIRAHIEDMVDDFGLRHRIRFGVEVNGLHFDEAQGVWTLEVDGRKPFRSRTVVLASGPLADHKWPDIRGLDSYEGHKIHSARWDHDYDFTGKRVAVVGTGASAVQIVPELVKCAERVKVFQRTPGWVLPRLDIATPAAAQTLFAKAPVVQEIARQALFWGHELTATALVWDTPLTGLVARLGKAHLRMQVKDRWLRRQLTPDFTPGCKRMLMSSDYYPALQRHNCKLIDWPIATMSPVGIRTSDGVEHHLDCVVFATGYDVHLTGPPFGVTGIGGRSLSDDWAGGAQAYKGVNAHGYPNLFFMTGPNSGPGHNSLLVYVEGQLDYTVRAITTILRKGVRYLDVRADVQRRYNERIQKRLTKTTWMSGCNSWYLTADGFNASMYPGFATQYLRQMRDFRLDDYLVASRVGADASPAAIITPA, translated from the coding sequence ATGGACGTCCACGACGCGCTGATCGTCGGCGCCGGCTTCACCGGCATCGGCGCGGCGATCAAGCTTTCCGAGGCCGGCGTCGAGGACTTCGTCATCCTCGAGCGCAGCGACCGGGTCGGCGGTACCTGGCGGGACAACACCTATCCCGGTGCGGCATGCGACATTCCGTCGCTGCTGTACTCGTTCTCGTTCGTCAAGAATCCGGGGTGGTCGCGGTCCTACTCACCGGGCGACGAGATCCGCGCCCACATCGAGGACATGGTCGACGATTTCGGGCTCCGCCACCGCATCCGGTTCGGCGTCGAAGTCAACGGTCTGCACTTCGACGAAGCCCAAGGTGTGTGGACGCTGGAAGTGGACGGGCGCAAGCCGTTTCGGTCTCGCACCGTGGTGCTGGCGTCGGGACCGCTGGCCGACCACAAGTGGCCCGACATTCGCGGCCTGGACAGCTACGAGGGCCACAAGATCCACAGTGCGCGCTGGGATCATGACTACGACTTCACCGGCAAGCGGGTGGCCGTCGTCGGTACGGGTGCCAGCGCGGTGCAGATCGTGCCCGAACTGGTCAAGTGCGCCGAGCGCGTCAAGGTCTTCCAGCGCACGCCGGGCTGGGTACTGCCGCGGCTGGACATCGCCACACCCGCTGCGGCGCAGACCCTCTTCGCGAAAGCCCCGGTGGTTCAGGAGATCGCACGACAGGCGTTGTTCTGGGGTCACGAGCTGACCGCGACCGCGCTGGTATGGGACACCCCGCTCACCGGCCTGGTGGCCAGGCTGGGCAAGGCGCACCTTCGGATGCAGGTCAAAGATCGGTGGCTGCGCCGTCAGCTCACCCCGGATTTCACCCCGGGCTGCAAGCGGATGTTGATGTCCAGTGACTACTACCCCGCGCTGCAGCGCCACAACTGCAAGCTGATCGACTGGCCCATCGCCACCATGAGCCCCGTCGGCATCCGCACCAGCGACGGCGTCGAGCACCACCTCGACTGCGTGGTTTTCGCCACCGGTTACGACGTTCATCTGACCGGACCGCCGTTCGGAGTGACCGGGATCGGTGGCCGCTCGCTGAGCGACGACTGGGCCGGCGGCGCACAGGCCTACAAGGGCGTCAACGCGCACGGCTACCCCAACCTGTTCTTCATGACGGGCCCGAACTCCGGACCGGGCCACAACTCACTGTTGGTCTACGTGGAGGGTCAACTCGACTACACGGTGCGGGCGATCACCACCATCCTGCGCAAGGGTGTGCGCTATCTCGATGTGCGTGCGGATGTCCAGCGACGCTACAACGAACGCATCCAGAAGCGGCTGACCAAGACCACCTGGATGTCGGGCTGCAACAGTTGGTACCTGACCGCCGACGGTTTCAACGCGTCGATGTACCCGGGGTTTGCAACGCAGTATCTTCGACAGATGCGGGACTTCCGATTGGACGACTACCTCGTCGCGAGCCGAGTCGGAGCCGACGCGAGCCCAGCCGCGATCATCACACCGGCCTGA